CCCAACGCTTCGCGGAAGATTGGCAATCTCGTTTTGGAACCGAGGTTACCCTTCGGCCGACCCAAAGCTATGAAGACATTCGTGTTGCCTCCAAGGAAACCTTTGACCCCGATGGTATCCAAATATTAATGGGCGGCGATGGTACTTTTTCTGAGTGCCTTCAGGGTTTGGCCGAGCTCAACAACTTTGAGCCTCTTCAAACTCCGGTAGGCCTTCTTCCTGGTGGGTCGGGCAACAGTTTCTTAAGAGACTTCGACGCTCACACGTATGAAGTCGCTCGTGATGCGATATTTGAGGCGGTAGAGAATCAAGAAACAACGCCAATCGACGTAGGGCTCTGCTCCTACCAAGAATACAAGAGTTCCGAGCCTTCAAGGCCGGGGCAAACCTTGCAAAGACTGAGTTTTAATATCTGGGGGCTCGGCCTCATTGCCGACATTGCAGCACTCGCTATCAAGATGAGGTTTTTGGGCGGCCTTAACTATACAGTTGCCACGCTCATTAAGCTTTTTGTGCATAGACCGACATCACTTAAGACTCTGCTCAATGGCAAAGCGCGAAACTTTAAAAGCAATATGGTTTGTATATCCAACTCTCGATACACCGGGGGAGCGATGGAGATGGCTCCGCCTGTTCGAGTGAACGACGGGAAACTGTTTTTTGTTTGTTCAGAGATAAGAAGCCGACTGAAACTATTTGGCCTATTCCCCTCGATATTTAGCGGAAAGCATCTTCAAGCTGACGATATGACCGCAGAGTTTATCGAAACCGCCAGTTTCGAGGCTCAGGAACCATTCTTCTTTAATGTCGATGGTGAGTTAGATTGGGGATTTAATCCAAAGCTGCGTGTGCAACCGGGCTACTTCAAGCTTTGGATGAGCCCGAAGCGCTTGAAGTAGCCGATCGCCAACCTAGATAGGTGCCACACGAAATTAGTCTCTGGTTATCAACTCAAAGTCAATTTTGCCGACCGTGATAGTATCACCGCTATGAAGAATTGATTGGTCAGTCATCAAACCATTGACAGCAACGCCGGATCCCGACAAATCCTGTACATGGTATTCGCCTGACTCACGCAAAACCACACGTGCATGACGCCGAGATACTCCAGCCTTCTTAATCACCACATCATTTACGGTACTTTTACCGATCGAAATTCCCTCTTCACCTAATTCAAAACGCTCTGTCACGCCCTTAGGATTAATCATCTCTAAGCAAGCTTCGAGCTCTGCTCGGGCCGCGACTTGCTCCGGTGAAACGGCCGCAACTGTTAATGCCTCGGAAGGCCCCTCAAGAGCCTCTTTTAGACTTGGCCTTTCCCACTCGCTCACCGACTCACCCTGAGAACCCGGAGCAACGGGCGTACCAAGGTCGGCCCAAACCAGACTCGCAGAATCCTGTTGAGATTCGGGCTCAGGGCTATCCTGTACGGAAACCTGAACATCGGTCGTGGGACCATGCTCAATTTCAGAAGACATGCTGTGTTTGATTGGAGTCACTTCGTGCTCATGCTCTCGCCAATCGGCACCCAAGAACTTCTCGCAAGAGTCATAAGTTGCACTTACAATAGCCAAATGAGTGTCCAACCGCTCTTTGAGTGTTCCAAGCGCTCCAACTTTCTCTGCTAATTCAGTATCTGGGTACTCGCCAACTTTTGCTCGAAACTTTTGTTCTTCGATAAGGTCTTCAATCAATTCAAGCCGTCCTTGAATACCCTTTTCTCGCGTTGCAATTTGGGTCAATTCACCACGGATATGGCTTGCCACCGGTGCAAGCTCATCCTCAATGATGGCCAGTCGCTGCTGATAATCATTCTGTACTCTCTTAAAGATGGCCTCTTTAATATCCCCAGAATTTTCCTCAGCATTTGTCAGTAGTATTTTCGCCGTGGCGAGACGCTTAGAAATCACCTCAAGTTTTTTCATCCATTCGTTATCAATCGTGAGCTCGTGTTCCTCACAGAAGCTACCATTTAAATCGTCTATATTGTTCATCTCTTGTTCTTTCAGGTGGATTTGTCGTTGATACGTTCCAGTGGATTCCCGCAATAAAAAAAGGCGGGGTGAACTCCTACGAGACACCCACGCCCTTTTAGGTGGCAGGCAGACTCACTTAGAAAATAGAGTCAACACTATTCATCAGTAGCTCACAGTTCATACTTGGTTCGATACGAACCATTTGTACTTGGTTTTTCGCCGGGTCATTAACTGGCTCGTTTGGGATAGCTTGTTCAAGCATTGCATTGGTTGCGCCCAAAGTTTTTTGGTCGCCTCGTTCCGTTACATTACCCGCGAGTGCGCCCTGGTCATCAAGCGTACCATAATAAGTATTGATTGCCCGCTGCACAACATAGATGTCTCCTGAAATGAAACCAGCAACTTTAACCGTGACGCCCGGATTACCGTCGCCATCTTGATCGAAGATTCTCTCATCAGAAGCATCACCCGGTAGCTCATCTGTAAGCGGATTATCAAGTTCAACGCCAACGAGCATCACTGCTTGCTCACGCTCCCAACGAACCGTTTCGCCTTCCTTCCAGACCAAAAGCTTCACAGGTGCAGGTACCATGCTCTGTGGAATTGCATCAGGAATCTCTGTGCTTACCGCATCCATACCCGTTGATTCCACATGGCAACCATGCTCCGTAAGCCAAAGATCAGTGCCGTCGAATGTAATCTGGGTATACCCCCAACCGGTTGTTACATTCTCGGAGCTTCCCATCATCGGGACTTCTTGAAGTGTGGTGACCCACTTCTTAAACGCATAAGTTCCTTCAAACAGTGGCGCCAGCTCCACAGTGTCCGAAGCATTGCTGGATGAAGAATCACTCGAATTTGTGTCTGCACCGTTTGTATCGTTGTTTGTATCGGTATCGGTATCGGTGTCAGTATTGACGTCATCGGTCGTTTCATCGCCTGATGTTTGCGAAGCGTCATCTGAGGAAGTTGTGTCCCCCTGAGTTTCGGTCGCATTGTCACTGGACGTGTCCCCGGAAGTGTTTGCTGGATCAGTTTCGCTACCGCACGCGGCCAGCAAAGTAAGAATAAAAATAGTTGATAGGATTCTCATAGGCGTTCCCCTAAATTTTTGAGTGGATTAAATTGTAATGGGTAAAAATTTCGCGACGTCGCTCTACGCACCGTTCACGCAATTCACCGGAAGATAAGCGTTGTCCAAAAGATCCCACTTTCGGTTCACGCGGCTTACTTAATGTTTTGGTCTGAGGCTGCACTGACTGCCGGATAGAAACACTCTCACCACAACCAAAATGGATGGCTCCA
The window above is part of the Deltaproteobacteria bacterium genome. Proteins encoded here:
- a CDS encoding FHA domain-containing protein; protein product: MNNIDDLNGSFCEEHELTIDNEWMKKLEVISKRLATAKILLTNAEENSGDIKEAIFKRVQNDYQQRLAIIEDELAPVASHIRGELTQIATREKGIQGRLELIEDLIEEQKFRAKVGEYPDTELAEKVGALGTLKERLDTHLAIVSATYDSCEKFLGADWREHEHEVTPIKHSMSSEIEHGPTTDVQVSVQDSPEPESQQDSASLVWADLGTPVAPGSQGESVSEWERPSLKEALEGPSEALTVAAVSPEQVAARAELEACLEMINPKGVTERFELGEEGISIGKSTVNDVVIKKAGVSRRHARVVLRESGEYHVQDLSGSGVAVNGLMTDQSILHSGDTITVGKIDFELITRD